One window from the genome of Bradyrhizobium xenonodulans encodes:
- the tldD gene encoding metalloprotease TldD, protein MTNPATTSLLDRANLDRDQVRNEVARGLAGADDGELFLEYSQTEALMFDNGRLKQATYDTSQGFGLRAVKDDAVGYAHSSDVSLPALIRAADAVAAVRGGYSGSFAAPPAHTNVRLYSDDNPLDAPGFETKVKLLAEIDAYLRDKDPRVRQVSVSLGATWQVVEILRPDGESYRDIRPLVRVNVSVVAGQGDRQESGSKGYGGRAGYAEFIESKNWRDAADGALREALVNLESIPAPAGEMDVVLGAGWPGVMLHEAVGHGLEGDFNRKKTSAFAGLMGQQVAAKGVTVVDDGTIASRRGSLSIDDEGTPTNRTVLIEDGILVGYMQDRQNARLMNMKPTGNGRRQGYAHVPMPRMTNTYMLAGDRDPAEILSSVKNGVFAANFGGGQVDITSGKYVFQCTEAYKIENGKLGAPLKGAMLIGNGPTDLHRIRMIGNDLALDTGIGTCGKNGQGVPVGVGQPSLLMERITVGGTGA, encoded by the coding sequence ATGACCAATCCAGCCACAACCTCCCTGCTCGACCGCGCCAATCTCGACCGCGACCAGGTTCGCAACGAGGTCGCGCGGGGGCTTGCCGGCGCCGACGACGGTGAGCTGTTCCTGGAATACAGCCAGACCGAAGCGCTGATGTTCGACAATGGGCGGCTGAAGCAGGCGACCTATGACACCTCGCAGGGTTTTGGCCTGCGCGCGGTCAAGGATGATGCGGTCGGCTACGCCCACTCCTCCGACGTGTCGCTGCCGGCGCTGATTCGCGCCGCCGACGCGGTCGCTGCTGTCCGCGGCGGCTATTCCGGCAGCTTTGCCGCCCCGCCAGCGCATACCAACGTGCGGCTTTATAGTGACGACAATCCGCTGGACGCGCCCGGCTTCGAGACAAAAGTAAAACTGCTGGCCGAGATCGACGCTTACTTGCGCGACAAGGATCCGCGGGTGCGGCAGGTCAGCGTCAGCCTGGGCGCGACCTGGCAGGTCGTCGAGATCCTTCGTCCCGACGGCGAGAGCTATCGCGACATCCGCCCGCTGGTGCGCGTCAACGTCTCCGTCGTCGCCGGCCAGGGCGACCGGCAGGAGAGCGGCAGCAAGGGCTATGGCGGCCGCGCCGGCTATGCCGAATTCATCGAAAGCAAGAACTGGCGCGACGCCGCCGACGGCGCGCTGCGCGAGGCGCTGGTCAATCTTGAGTCGATTCCCGCCCCCGCCGGCGAGATGGACGTCGTGCTCGGCGCCGGCTGGCCCGGCGTGATGTTGCATGAAGCCGTCGGTCACGGTCTCGAAGGCGATTTCAACCGCAAGAAGACGTCGGCGTTTGCCGGCCTGATGGGCCAGCAGGTCGCGGCCAAGGGCGTCACCGTCGTTGACGACGGCACCATCGCCTCGCGCCGCGGCTCGCTGTCGATCGACGACGAGGGCACGCCGACCAACCGCACCGTGCTGATCGAGGACGGCATTCTGGTCGGCTACATGCAGGACCGCCAGAACGCGCGCCTGATGAACATGAAGCCGACCGGCAACGGCCGCCGCCAGGGCTATGCCCACGTGCCGATGCCGCGCATGACCAACACCTACATGCTCGCGGGCGACCGCGATCCGGCCGAGATTCTTAGCTCCGTGAAGAACGGCGTGTTCGCAGCGAATTTCGGCGGCGGCCAGGTCGACATCACCTCGGGCAAATACGTCTTCCAGTGCACCGAGGCCTACAAGATCGAGAACGGCAAGCTGGGCGCGCCGCTGAAGGGCGCCATGCTGATCGGCAACGGGCCGACCGACCTGCATCGCATCCGCATGATCGGCAACGATCTCGCGCTCGACACGGGCATCGGCACCTGCGGCAAGAACGGCCAGGGCGTGCCTGTCGGCGTCGGCCAGCCGTCGCTTCTGATGGAACGCATTACGGTGGGTGGAACGGGCGCATGA